A single window of Labeo rohita strain BAU-BD-2019 chromosome 4, IGBB_LRoh.1.0, whole genome shotgun sequence DNA harbors:
- the tmcc3 gene encoding transmembrane and coiled-coil domain protein 3 isoform X1, with the protein MPSAERTLPELERNSFLHCEMAERSGDVNTLTVPMVMRRGGSETCLDLDSDLVVRDSPRSRTGLDSLQQKVLKVKEQLRIEQNLQDENVAEYLKLINSADKQQSSRIKQVFEKKNQKTAHNIAQLQKKLEQYQRKMKECDISNGTKHTPPHPKENELSKDNLKESVVTGSGRHPHLDKVKTIGPGVSLSPPFFFSKPREIANLIRNKFGSADNIAHLKSTMETGGGLQAEGGARNLSGSATITPKPKYPSDDECSTETSVSVESNGHVTGSGVTGQHSGSGREGAQGENSSRLVEAWEEIRELRVTQNLMAEDIETLKNQFRCEFENIMQTLQEERYRCERLEEQLNDLTELHQNETGNLKQELASIEEKMAYQANERARDIQDALEICQTRVSKLELQQQQQQVLQLEGADAKVLLGKCINIMLAIVTVILVCVSTAAKFSAPLMRSRLHVFGTFVCVCLLVYSWSNWEHLQCAIERMLLPR; encoded by the exons ATGCCCAGCGCCGAGAGAACTTTACCTGAACTCGAGAGGAACTCTTTCTTACACTGCGAAATG GCGGAGAGAAGTGGTGACGTGAACACCCTCACTGTGCCAATGGTCATGCGTAGAGGAGGTTCAGAGACGTGTTTAGATCTGGATTCTGATCTGGTGGTACGGGACAGCCCACGATCACGTACTGGTCTGGACTCCCTGCAGCAGAAAGTGCTAAAAGTAAAAGAGCAGTTGAGAATTGAACAAAATTTACAGGATGAAAACGTGGCAGAGTATCTCAAACTCATTAACAGCGCCGACAAGCAGCAGAGCAGCCGTATCAAACAAGTCTTTGAGAAAAAGAACCAGAAAACGGCACACAATATCGCTCAGCTTCAAAAGAAGCTAGAGCAGTATCAACGCAAAATGAAGGAATGCGACATCTCAAATGGGACCAAACACACGCCACCACACCCCAAAGAAAATGAGTTGTCCAAAGACAACCTCAAGGAAAGTGTGGTCACAGGAAGTGGGCGCCACCCACATTTGGACAAAGTCAAAACTATCGGCCCGGGAGTTTCGCTATCGCCACCGTTCTTCTTCAGCAAACCCAGAGAGATTGCAAACCTCATTCGCAACAAATTTGGTAGCGCGGACAACATTGCACACCTAAAGAGCACCATGGAGACGGGAGGTGGGCTGCAGGCGGAAGGGGGAGCACGAAATCTGAGCGGCAGCGCCACGATAACCCCTAAACCCAAATACCCAAGCGATGACGAGTGCTCCACAGAGACGTCTGTGTCGGTTGAGAGTAATGGTCATGTGACTGGATCAGGTGTGACAGGGCAGCACAGCGGGTCTGGGAGAGAAGGAGCCCAAGGGGAAAACAGCAGCCGGCTGGTGGAAGCATGGGAGGAAATCAGGGAGTTGAGAGTGACTCAGAATCTCATGGCAGAAGACATTGAGACTCTGAAGAACCAGTTTAGATGTGAATTTGAGAATATTATGCAAACACTACAAGAGGAGCGGTACAG GTGTGAGCGGTTGGAAGAACAGCTGAACGACCTCACAGAGCTCCATCAGAACGAGACCGGAAACCTTAAACAGGAGCTAGCCAGCATTGAAGAAAAGATGGCCTATCAAGCTAATGAACGAGCACGAGATATACAG GATGCTTTAGAAATTTGTCAGACGCGAGTGAGTAAGTTGGAGTTacagcaacaacagcagcaggtCTTGCAGTTGGAAGGCGCAGACGCCAAAGTGCTGCTGGGAAAATGCATCAACATCATGCTGGCCATCGTCACCGTGATCCTGGTGTGCGTCTCCACTGCTGCTAAGTTTTCCGCTCCACTGATGCGGAGCCGTCTACACGTGTTCGGGACTTTCGTATGCGTCTGTCTACTGGTGTACAGCTGGAGCAACTGGGAGCATTTGCAGTGTGCAATAGAACGAATGTTGCTGCCCAGATGA
- the tmcc3 gene encoding transmembrane and coiled-coil domain protein 3 isoform X2 has translation MVMRRGGSETCLDLDSDLVVRDSPRSRTGLDSLQQKVLKVKEQLRIEQNLQDENVAEYLKLINSADKQQSSRIKQVFEKKNQKTAHNIAQLQKKLEQYQRKMKECDISNGTKHTPPHPKENELSKDNLKESVVTGSGRHPHLDKVKTIGPGVSLSPPFFFSKPREIANLIRNKFGSADNIAHLKSTMETGGGLQAEGGARNLSGSATITPKPKYPSDDECSTETSVSVESNGHVTGSGVTGQHSGSGREGAQGENSSRLVEAWEEIRELRVTQNLMAEDIETLKNQFRCEFENIMQTLQEERYRCERLEEQLNDLTELHQNETGNLKQELASIEEKMAYQANERARDIQDALEICQTRVSKLELQQQQQQVLQLEGADAKVLLGKCINIMLAIVTVILVCVSTAAKFSAPLMRSRLHVFGTFVCVCLLVYSWSNWEHLQCAIERMLLPR, from the exons ATGGTCATGCGTAGAGGAGGTTCAGAGACGTGTTTAGATCTGGATTCTGATCTGGTGGTACGGGACAGCCCACGATCACGTACTGGTCTGGACTCCCTGCAGCAGAAAGTGCTAAAAGTAAAAGAGCAGTTGAGAATTGAACAAAATTTACAGGATGAAAACGTGGCAGAGTATCTCAAACTCATTAACAGCGCCGACAAGCAGCAGAGCAGCCGTATCAAACAAGTCTTTGAGAAAAAGAACCAGAAAACGGCACACAATATCGCTCAGCTTCAAAAGAAGCTAGAGCAGTATCAACGCAAAATGAAGGAATGCGACATCTCAAATGGGACCAAACACACGCCACCACACCCCAAAGAAAATGAGTTGTCCAAAGACAACCTCAAGGAAAGTGTGGTCACAGGAAGTGGGCGCCACCCACATTTGGACAAAGTCAAAACTATCGGCCCGGGAGTTTCGCTATCGCCACCGTTCTTCTTCAGCAAACCCAGAGAGATTGCAAACCTCATTCGCAACAAATTTGGTAGCGCGGACAACATTGCACACCTAAAGAGCACCATGGAGACGGGAGGTGGGCTGCAGGCGGAAGGGGGAGCACGAAATCTGAGCGGCAGCGCCACGATAACCCCTAAACCCAAATACCCAAGCGATGACGAGTGCTCCACAGAGACGTCTGTGTCGGTTGAGAGTAATGGTCATGTGACTGGATCAGGTGTGACAGGGCAGCACAGCGGGTCTGGGAGAGAAGGAGCCCAAGGGGAAAACAGCAGCCGGCTGGTGGAAGCATGGGAGGAAATCAGGGAGTTGAGAGTGACTCAGAATCTCATGGCAGAAGACATTGAGACTCTGAAGAACCAGTTTAGATGTGAATTTGAGAATATTATGCAAACACTACAAGAGGAGCGGTACAG GTGTGAGCGGTTGGAAGAACAGCTGAACGACCTCACAGAGCTCCATCAGAACGAGACCGGAAACCTTAAACAGGAGCTAGCCAGCATTGAAGAAAAGATGGCCTATCAAGCTAATGAACGAGCACGAGATATACAG GATGCTTTAGAAATTTGTCAGACGCGAGTGAGTAAGTTGGAGTTacagcaacaacagcagcaggtCTTGCAGTTGGAAGGCGCAGACGCCAAAGTGCTGCTGGGAAAATGCATCAACATCATGCTGGCCATCGTCACCGTGATCCTGGTGTGCGTCTCCACTGCTGCTAAGTTTTCCGCTCCACTGATGCGGAGCCGTCTACACGTGTTCGGGACTTTCGTATGCGTCTGTCTACTGGTGTACAGCTGGAGCAACTGGGAGCATTTGCAGTGTGCAATAGAACGAATGTTGCTGCCCAGATGA